TTTCCCTTAACCCCTCAGCACGCTTCTTTTCTAAGCCGGCTTTACGGAATAAGAACACGATATTTACAGTGGGGAACAGAGCCGCCATCATCAGCCCGACTGAGCTGGAGGGTCCGATCGTCGTGCCGCACACCGCGCAGAGGAGCGAAGTCCGAGTAAGTGCTGGTGGTCGCTGGTTGTCAGCCGCAGGGGAGGCAGCGGTGGGATCTGACTACGCTGTGATGTCTGTGGGGCTAAGGGCTCAGGCAcaccaccgtatgtattttgcagtccgcaaaacacagatccgcaaaaaatactatGACGTCGGTTTGCATTCCGgagcagccggcccctaatagaacagtcctatccttgtccgtaatgcggacaataataggacatgttctgtttttttgcagaacggacatactgacacggaatgcacacagagtaacttccgttttttggggacccattgaaatgaacttccacaaaaaaagaaaacggaacggacacggaaataaaatacgtttgtgtgcgtcAGCCCTAAGTAGTACTGTGGCTGCAATGGCATCCTGCTGGCTTCCATAAGATAAGTGGCACCCGAAATGCCTGGCGGCCACTTATCGTCCTGTTGCCCTGTTTGATTCGGCAGCGGAGGGCGGTCTAGAGTCTCCTCACCCCCTCCTCTCTCCGCAGTACCCGTTTGAGTCCCTGTTCCGCAGTCAGCACTACGCCCTGCTGGATAACAGCTGCCGGGAGTTCCTCTTCTTGTCGGACTTCTTCCTGGTGAGCGGCGCGGCGGCTCAGGAGCTCTTCAATGCGGTGATGGGCCGGAGTTTATCAATGTTCCTGGTGAGTTGCCGCTGATCCCTCCGAGTCTTCAAAATGGTGCGAATgatagcagccaatcaggtgtCTGCTTTCATGAGCCGAAGCGCCCTAGGAAACTgagagctggaatctgattggctgctccaGTCTCTCATTTGCACCCGTTTGAGGCTCCCCCCCCATGGACCTtgtagatgtcactgtgtgcACGGAGTCTGACGACGTCTCCATCTACAGAAGCACATCGACTCCTACGTGTCCGACTGCTACGACAGCATCGCCATCTTCCTGTGCATACACATTGTGCTGCGATTCAAGGGCATAGCCCAGAGGAGGGACATCCCCGCCATAGACAAGTGAGGCATGCTTTCTTATCGGATTCACAAGGTGTGGACATTTGTGCGACCTTTTATGATACCGTTGTCTGTATGCAGACCTGTGTGTTACCATGGTAACAATCAATGGACAAACCCTGCAGTCATGTCACCCCTCTGCCCTCTTCTTGATAAcccactgtgtgtgtttaaagaCGACTGACCTACCAGTAATTGCCTTTGTACTTACCTGTAACAGGTActgggaggctctgctggacatgcTGTGGCCCCGATTCCAGCATATCCTGGAGCTGAATATACAGAGCATCCGGAACACGGACCCTCAGAGACTGGGGACACTGGACACAAGACCGCACTATGTAAGAGCCCGTGGTTAATGTGTGCTACATTATATGTGTGGTATAGAGcagagcagcagaatagtgagtgcagctctggagcatagtacaggataagtaatgtatgtacacagtgactgcaccagcagaatagtgagtgcagctctggagtataatacaggatgtaactcaggatcagtacaggataagtaatgtatgtacacagtgactccaccagcagaatagtgagtgcagctctggagtataatacaggatgtaactcaggatcagtacaggataagtaatgtaatgtatgtacacagtgactgcaccagcagaatagtgagtgcagctctggagtataatacaggatgtaactcaggatcagtacaggataagtaatgtatgtacacagtgactccaccagcagaatagtgagtgcagctctggagtataatacaggatgtaactcaggatcagtacaggataagtaatgtatgtacacagtgactccaacagcagaatagtgagtgcagctctgtagtataatacaggatgtaactcaggatcagtacagcataagtaatgtaatgtatgtacacagtgactccaccagcagaatagagagtgcagctctggagtataatacaggatgtaactcaggatcagtacaggataagtaatgtatgtacacagtgactgcaccagcagaatagtgtgtgcagctctgcagtataatacagaatgtaactcaggatcagtacgggataagtaatgtaatgtatgtacacagtgactgcatcagcagaatagtgagtgcagcactggagtataatacaggatgtaactcaggatcagtacaggataagtaatgtaatgtatgtacacagtgactgcaccagcagaatagtgagtgcagctctggagtataatacaggatgtaactcaggatcagtacaggataagtaatgtatgtacacagtgactccaacagcagaatagtgagtgcagctctggagtataatacaggatgtaactcaggatcagtacagcataagtaatgtaatgtatgtacacagtgactccaccagcagaatagagagtgcagctctggagtataatacaggatgtaactcaggatcagtacaggataagtaatgtttgtacacagtgactgcaccagcagaatagtgagtgcagctctggagtataatacaggatgtaactcaggatcagtacagcataagtaatgtaatgtatgtacacagtgactccaccagcagaatagagagtgcagctctggagtataatacaggatgtaactcaggatcagtacaggataagtaatgtatgtacacagtgactgcaccagcagaatagtgagtgcagctctggagtataatacaggatgtaactcaggatcagtacaggataagtaatgtaatgtatgtacacagtgactgcatcagcagaatagtgagtgcagcactggagtataatacaggatgtaactcaggatcagtacaggataagtaatgtaatgtatgtacacagtgactgcaccagcagaatagtgagtgcagctctggagtataattcaggataagtaatgaatgtacacagtgactgcacctttATGTAGATTATATATAAACTGGAAAATGGTGTTTAAAGGTAGAAAATTGCTTTCTGTGTGCTCCGCCGTATATATCCGAATCCCTTTTTCTCTCCACCCCTCACAGATCACTCGACGTTACGCAGAATTCTCTTCGGCTATTGTTAGCGTAAATCAGACGTTTCCAAATGAGAAGACAAACGTCCTCCTGGGGCAGCTGCAGGTACCGTCATCTAGGGCAGTGTATAGTAAAGGCCATAGGAGAGACACGGAGTCCATATATACGGCACGTGGACTGCAGTGTACACCCCCAGCCAGTGGTTAGGAGAACCTGGCCGGTCTCCCAGAATCTTCAGTCCTCCTTTCCGATTTCAGGTGGAGGTGGAGAATTTCGTCTTGAGGATGGCAGCTGAATTCTCGTCTAGGAAGGAGCAGCTCATCTTCCTGATGAATAATTATGACATGATGCTGGGCGTGCTGATGGTGAGTGGTGGGCGCGCTGATGGTGAGTGGTGGGCGTCCGAGCTGGGCGTGCTGATGGTGAGTGGTGGGCGCCCGAGCTGGGCGTGCTGATGGCGAGTGGTGGGCGCCCAAGCTGGGCGTGCTGATGGCGAGTGGTGGGCGCCCGAGCTGGGCGTGCTGATGGTGAGTGGTGGGCGCCCGAGCTGGGCGTGCTGATGGCGAGTGGTGGGCGCCCAAGCTGGGCGTGCTGATGGCGAGTGGTGGGCGCCCGAGCTGGGCGTGCTGATGGCGAGTGGTGGGCGCCCGAGCTGGGCGTGCTGATGGCGAGTGGTGGGCGCCCGAGCTGGGCGTGCTGATGGCGAGTGGTGGGCGCCCGAGCTGGGCGTGCTGATGGCGAGTGGTGGGCGCCCGAGCTGGGCGTGCTGATGGCGAGTGGTGGGCGCCCGAGCTGGGCGTGCTGATGGCGAGTGGTGGGCGCCCGAGCTGGGCGTGCTGATGGCGAGTGGTGGGCGCCCGAGCTGGGCGTGATGATGGCGAGTGGTGGGCGCCCGAGCTGGGCGTGCTGATGGCGAGTGGTGGGCGCCCGAGCTGGGCGTGCTGATGGCGAGTGGTGGGCGCCCGAGCTGGGCGTGCTGATGGCGAGTGGTGGGCGCCCGAGCTGGGCGTGCTGATGGCGAGTGGTGGGCGCCCGAGCTGGGCGTGCTGATGGCGAGTGGTGGGCGCCCGAGCTGGGCGTGCTGATGGCGAGTGGTGGGCGCCCGAGCTGGGCGTGCTGATGGCGAGTGGTGGGCGCCCGACACCCCCGCTCTCTTTATGCTCCCACATCTTCATTGCTCTTCTCGTTGCTCTCTTAAAGGAACGGGCGACTTCTGACAGTAAGGAAGTGGAAAGCTTCCAGCAGCTTCTGAGCGCTCGGACTCAGGTCAGTGATAGCAGCCGCTCTTTACTGCACTTTACTTTATGGCGTTaggctgatgtaggatttctacatTAGGAGTTCATAGAAGAGATCTTGTCTCCATCCTTCGGGGGAATGATTTCCTTTGTAAAAGAATCAGAAGCTCTCATTGAGAAGGGGCAGCAGGACCGGCTGCGGAGTGAGGAAGGTGGGTGACGCCATGATACCAACCAGGTGTTATAGGGGAGAGACCCCTCTCTAGACTGACCCGCCTCCGTTTTTTCAGCACGTGTGGCTCTGCTCGTCCGAGGCTTCTCTTCCACGTGGAAACAGGCGGTGGAGACGCTGAGCCATGACGTCATGAGGTCATTCACCAACTTTAAAAATGGCACCAGCATCATACAGGTAAAATGTAGACCCCAATTATAGGGTCGTAACTCTGAATCCACTGTTCCTATTTATCGAATTACAGGATAAAGTTCTGTCTGactgcagctaccactagggggagctcactgcataaagTTCTATGCAGCTCCttattgagctccccctagtggtgaccgcAACGACAAGAACTTTATCACGTAAGTCTATGGCAGTGTGAAGGGATTCGGCGAGATGACGGCTATAAAATTATTCAGCAGAGAATTTTACACCAAAAAAGTGAAGCTCTGCAGTGAATAATTAGTtggggttaatgggttttataCACTGATTTGGATGGATACGGTAACGCTTGCCGCCCCCTTGTTTGTCCACGTTCTCTTCACCATGGGGTCTGCGTATGTCAAAAACACAAGTGGATCCTCTCCGGAGAAAGCTGCTCTACAGATCCATATAACATGGCACATATCTGTATATACTTGTcctctgaaatactctgtgctgctccaCACCGAGATGGACTTGTACAGGCCACTGGTTTTGACGCCAGTTTATAAATATAGATACGCCAGGCattctcaacctgcggccctacaattcccatcattcccagacagcctacagaagggcatggtgggagttgtagttttacaacagctggagggccgcaggttgagcatgcctgagatACGCAAACCATGTATATAAATTCACAAAGGCTTTGATTTTTTGTTTCTGTCCTGCAGGGGGCGCTCACACAGTTGATCCAGTATTATCACCGTTTCCATAAGCTCCTGTCCCAGCCCCCGCTCAGGAATCTGCCCGTCTGTTCAGAATTAATTAATCTTCATCATCTGATGGTTGAACTCAAGAAACACAAACCAAACTTCTGAGGCGTCTCCGCGCTTCTGGCCACATACTGTCATAGGATCTACACTAACGTCTCGCTGCTGCTCCGTCACTCTGTATTTCTGCAGGATGTCTTGTaatgttttaaatgtatttaaagTAATAAATCTGTCTTGAATCTAGTAAAATAACTCGGTTTTCGGATACTTTCTCTTGTTTATAGGTATTTTTTCAGGGCTTAGATTGTGACGACcagtgctcaggataggtcagcgaTATGGAATCAGTGGGGGGGTCCGACTTCCAGCactgaccagctgtttgaaggggctgcagtctcttcattgtataccaagcacagcgctccatagtggccgtgcttggtactgcagctcaatcccatttacttgaataggaTGGCCCTGCACGAAGGCTAGGTGATGGATGGCCATGACATCACTGACCTGAAGATGATGCGGCAGGGCCTTCAACCAGCGGATTGGAGGGGATGCCAGATTTGGACCCCCACGGATCTGATACTGATAACTCATCGTAATGATAGGTCATTGGCATTCCCAACAACCCTGCTCCAGTacttacagggtgggccatttatatggatacaccttaataaaatgggaatggttggtgatattaacttcctgtttgtggcacattagtatatgtgaggggggaaacttttcaagatgggtggtgactctggcggccattttgaatccaacttttgttttttcaataggaagagggtcatgtgacacatcaaacttattgggaatttcacaagaaaaacaatggtgtgcttggttttaacataactttattctttcatgagttatttacaagtttctctttgtttacagccattgacatgtcgccgaggttaacacgtgaggagcggatagaaattgtgttgatgtctggtgaacgcagtaactgggtcattgcagcagatttcaatgcaagacaccctacgagaccacccatctcccatgctacagttagcaaactgcttgctaagttttgtgaaactggttcagtgttggatttgccaaaatgtggacgcatgaaatctgtctctaatgaagaaacatcagtggctgtcctagcttcattcagcaagagcccacagcgtagcactcgccgcatgtcactggagagtggcattagtccgacatcccttcggcggatattagctactcacaaatggcacccttacaaactccagctactgcagcatctcaacgaggatgacccagatcggcgcactgaatttgcagaatgggcaaaacaaaaattggaacaggaccctcagtttacgcagaagattttgttcagtgatgaggcaaacttttatgtgaatggtgaagttaacaaacaaaaccaccgctattggtctgatactaacccacattggatagatccctccaagactgtatggtgtggtatatggggtacaaagatagtggggccattcttcatcaatggaaacctcaaggccactggatatgcgaaattgctacatgatgatgtgtttccctctttatgcactgaagctggcacgttccctgagtctttccagcaagatggtgcaccaccacattatgggtgtcaggtccgagcattcctagatgaaaggtttcctggaaagtggtttggtcgtcgtgggccagttgaatggcccccaaggtctcccgatctgacccccttagacttttatctttggggtcatctgaaggcaattgtctatgctgtgaagatacgagatgtgcagcacctgaaactacggatactggaagcctgtgctagcatttctcctgcggtgttgctatcagtgtgtgaagagcgggagaagagggttgcattgacaatccaacacaatgggcagcacattgaacacattttataagtggtcagaaacttgtaaataactcatgaaagaataaagttacgttaaaaccaagcacaccgttgtttttcttgtgaaattcccaataagtttgatgtgtcacatgaccctcttcctattgaaaaaacaaaagttggattcaaaatggccgacttcaaaatggccgccatggtcaccacccatcttgaaaagtttcccccctcacatatacactgctcaaaaaaataaagggaacacaaaaataacacatcctagatctgaattaattaaatattcttctgaaatactttgttctttacatagttgaatgtgctgacaacacaatcacacaaaaataaaaaaatggaaatcaaatttttccacccaggaggtctggatttggagtcacactcaaaattaaagtggaaaaacacactacaggctgatccaaatttgatgtaatgtcctt
The Bufo bufo chromosome 8, aBufBuf1.1, whole genome shotgun sequence genome window above contains:
- the VPS52 gene encoding vacuolar protein sorting-associated protein 52 homolog isoform X2; translation: MAEMEELTLNLGDLDLTSDDLTLDTVSIHIQENLEDALVQEALKTGVDLRQYSKQVELELQQIEHVSIRDYIEQSQNIASLHNQIFACDTILERMGLMLGGFQSDLSSISSEIQSLQEMSLAMNIKLKNRQTVRSELSELVDELIIPNTMISVILEVPVTEQQFVEQLQELNNKINYVKEQAFRDTQACGDVQDTLHKLKIKAVAKVREFILQKIYSFRKPMTNYQIPQNALLKYRFFYQFLLGNERSVAQEIQDEYVETMSKVYLSYFKSYTSRLMKVQYEEVAEKDDLMGIEDTAKKGFFSKPALRNKNTIFTVGNRAAIISPTELEGPIVVPHTAQRSEVRYPFESLFRSQHYALLDNSCREFLFLSDFFLVSGAAAQELFNAVMGRSLSMFLKHIDSYVSDCYDSIAIFLCIHIVLRFKGIAQRRDIPAIDKYWEALLDMLWPRFQHILELNIQSIRNTDPQRLGTLDTRPHYITRRYAEFSSAIVSVNQTFPNEKTNVLLGQLQVEVENFVLRMAAEFSSRKEQLIFLMNNYDMMLGVLMERATSDSKEVESFQQLLSARTQEFIEEILSPSFGGMISFVKESEALIEKGQQDRLRSEEARVALLVRGFSSTWKQAVETLSHDVMRSFTNFKNGTSIIQGELTA
- the VPS52 gene encoding vacuolar protein sorting-associated protein 52 homolog isoform X1, which translates into the protein MAEMEELTLNLGDLDLTSDDLTLDTVSIHIQENLEDALVQEALKTGVDLRQYSKQVELELQQIEHVSIRDYIEQSQNIASLHNQIFACDTILERMGLMLGGFQSDLSSISSEIQSLQEMSLAMNIKLKNRQTVRSELSELVDELIIPNTMISVILEVPVTEQQFVEQLQELNNKINYVKEQAFRDTQACGDVQDTLHKLKIKAVAKVREFILQKIYSFRKPMTNYQIPQNALLKYRFFYQFLLGNERSVAQEIQDEYVETMSKVYLSYFKSYTSRLMKVQYEEVAEKDDLMGIEDTAKKGFFSKPALRNKNTIFTVGNRAAIISPTELEGPIVVPHTAQRSEVRYPFESLFRSQHYALLDNSCREFLFLSDFFLVSGAAAQELFNAVMGRSLSMFLKHIDSYVSDCYDSIAIFLCIHIVLRFKGIAQRRDIPAIDKYWEALLDMLWPRFQHILELNIQSIRNTDPQRLGTLDTRPHYITRRYAEFSSAIVSVNQTFPNEKTNVLLGQLQVEVENFVLRMAAEFSSRKEQLIFLMNNYDMMLGVLMERATSDSKEVESFQQLLSARTQEFIEEILSPSFGGMISFVKESEALIEKGQQDRLRSEEARVALLVRGFSSTWKQAVETLSHDVMRSFTNFKNGTSIIQGALTQLIQYYHRFHKLLSQPPLRNLPVCSELINLHHLMVELKKHKPNF